A stretch of the Triplophysa dalaica isolate WHDGS20190420 chromosome 19, ASM1584641v1, whole genome shotgun sequence genome encodes the following:
- the jak2a gene encoding tyrosine-protein kinase JAK2a isoform X1: protein MTTNQRCEWHMALTPFVTMETPSWNVNSDGHSEKELCSAALQVHLLCCREKESNVLSYPPGEYITEEICITAAKQCGISPMYCSLFGLMRETDRTWLPPNHIFKIETSTNEKLLFRIRYYFPGWYGSSINCARRCGVMKSSGAPVLDDITMGYLFAQLLMCVCVSQWRCDFLSGAVCVPVSMEFQEECLGLAVLDIMRLARGKGKSPVDIYNHNSYKSFLPKNMRRHIENQHFVTRKRIRFRFRKFIHEFSSCKATVRDLKLKYVVSLETLQTAFYTERFYVHQPSTGHVTIVVSGDHGIRWSRGTDEREELQVYCDFSDVIDISIKQGTKDGSVENRIVSINKQDGQTLELEFHSLSEALSFVSLIDGYYRLTTDAHHYLCKEVAAPRLLEAIQTNCHGPVATEFAISRLRRCDNQTGVYILRCSPKDYHKYFLSFVIECEGQQLVKHCLIHRSHSGEFVLNGSKCSFGSLAELLQRYQKEALRSDTHVFQLSRCCPPRSKEKSNLLVTRNNETSSDVCQSPSGFKPVNQMIFHKIHKEDLETRESLGQGTFTQVFRGYRTELGDYGEVHKMEVVLKVLEKSHGNYTESFFESASMMSQLSHKHLLLNYGICVCADEHIMVQEFMRFGSLDTYLKRNRNFINITWKLEVAKQLAWALHHLEEKNLIHGNVCARNVLVTREEDRKTGTPPFIKLSDPGISLSVQPKELLIERIPWVPPECVKDSRNLTLAADKWSFGATLWEIYCSGERPLASYDSSKKLLFYEDKHQLQAPKWTELACVINSCMGYEPLKRPSFRALIRDLNSLFTPDYELLVESETVASRKRALGFNGAFENQEPTQFEARHLIFLQLLGKGNFGSVEKCRYDPLQDNTGEVVAVKKLQHSTAEHLRDFEREIEILRSLQHENIVRYKGVCYTAGRKNLRLIMEYLPFGSLRDYLSKNKECFDHTKLLLYASQICKGMDYLALKRYVHRDLATRNILVESEYRVKIGDFGLTKVLPQDKEYYTVREPGESPIFWYAPESLTESKFSVASDVWSFGVVLYELFTFSNKTCSPPTVFMEQMGDDKQGQMIVYHLIDLLKRNYRLPSPIGCPAEIHTLMTECWAPEPSRRPTFKDLAQGISAIQDSRSS, encoded by the exons ATGACAACAAACCAGCGGT GTGAATGGCACATGGCTTTGACACCGTTTGTTACCATGGAGACGCCCTCATGGAATGTGAACAGTGATGGGCATTCAGAGAAAGAGTTGTGTAGCGCCGCCCTGCAGGTTCATCTGCTTTGCTGCAGAGAGAAAGAGTCAAACGTGCTGTCGTACCCACCGGGAGAATACATCACTGAAGAGATTTGCATCACTGCAGCCAAACAATGtg gTATCAGTCCCATGTACTGCAGTCTTTTTGGACTGATGAGAGAAACAGATCGCACCTGGCTTCCACCCAATCACATTTTTAAGATTGAAACATCCACCAATGAGAAGCTTCTGTTCAGAATCAG gtATTATTTTCCAGGCTGGTATGGCAGCAGTATAAACTGTGCACGCAGGTGTGGAGTCATgaagagttctggggcacctgtGCTCGATGACATCACTATGGGTTATCTGTTTGCACAG cttctgatgtgtgtgtgtgtgagtcagtGGAGATGTGATTTTCTGAGCGGTGCGGTGTGCGTTCCTGTCAGTATGGAGTTTCAGGAAGAATGTTTGGGATTGGCTGTTTTGGATATCATGCGATTGGCCAGAGGAAAAGGCAAGTCACCTGTTGACATCTACAACCACAACAG TTATAAGTCGTTCCTTCCCAAGAACATGCGAAGGCACATTGAGAATCAGCACTTTGTGACCCGGAAGCGGATTCGGTTCCGTTTCAGGAAGTTCATTCATGAGTTCAGCTCGTGTAAAGCCACAGTGAGAGATCTTAAACTGAAGTATGTGGTCAGTCTGGAGACGCTGCAGACGGCCTTCTACACAGAGCGCTTTTATGTCCACCAACCGTCCACGGGACACGTCACCATCGTGGTCAGCGGCGACCACGGCATCCGGTGGTCCAGAGGAACAGATGAGAGAGAG GAGCTGCAGGTGTACTGTGATTTCTCAGACGTCATTGACATCAGTATCAAGCAGGGGACTAAAGACGGATCAGTCGAGAATAGAATCGTCTCCATTAACAAACAAGACGGGCAGACGCTG GAGTTGGAGTTTCATTCTCTGTCTGAGGCGTTGTCGTTTGTGTCTTTGATTGACGGGTACTACAGACTCACCACAGACGCTCATCATTATCTGTGTAAAGAGGTGGCGGCCCCTCGACTCCTGGAGGCCATACAGACTAACTGTCACGGCCCTGTGGC GACGGAGTTTGCCATCAGTCGTCTGCGGCGCTGTGACAATCAGACGGGTGTTTATATTCTCAGATGCAGCCCAAAAGATTACCACAAATACTTTCTGTCATTTGTCATTGAG tgtgagGGTCAGCAGCTGGTCAAACACTGTCTCATTCATCGCTCTCATTCAGGAGAGTTTGTGCTCAATGGATCTAAATGCAGTTTTGGGAGTTTGGCTGAATTACTGCAGCGTTACCAGAAGGAGGCGCTGCGCTCCGACACACACGTCTTCCAGCTGAGCCGCTGCTGTCCGCCCAGGAGCAAAG aGAAATCAAACCTGCTGGTGACCAGAAACAATGAGACCTCATCAGACGTCTGTCAGTCTCCTTCTGGGTTtaaacctgtcaatcaaatgaTCTTCCACAAAATCCATAAAGAAGATCTGGAGACT AGAGAGAGTTTGGGGCAGGGGACGTTCACTCAGGTGTTTCGGGGCTACAGGACGGAGCTTGGAGATTACGGTGAGGTCCACAAGATGGAAGTTGTGCTGAAAGTTCTCGAAAAGTCTCACGGCAACTACACCGAG TCGTTCTTTGAATCAGCAAGCATGATGAGTCAGTTATCACACAAACACCTGCTGCTGAATTATGGCATCTGCGTCTGCGCAGACGAAC ACATCATGGTGCAGGAGTTCATGCGCTTCGGCTCGCTGGACACGTACCTGAAGAGAAACCGCAACTTCATCAACATCACCTGGAAGCTGGAGGTGGCCAAGCAGCTGGCCTGGGCCCTGCACCACCTG GAGGAGAAGAACCTGATCCATGGAAATGTCTGTGCCAGGAACGTTCTGGTGACTCGAGAAGAAGATCGTAAGACTGGAACGCCTCCTTTCATCAAACTGAGCGACCCGGGAATCAGTTTGTCTGTTCAGCCCAAAGAAC TTCTGATCGAGCGGATCCCTTGGGTTCCTCCCGAGTGTGTGAAGGACAGTCGCAACTTGACTTTGGCGGCAGATAAATGGAGTTTCGGTGCGACGCTGTGGGAGATATACTGCAGCGGTGAACGTCCGCTCGCCTCGTACGACAGTTCAAAG aaGCTGTTGTTTTACGAGGACAAGCATCAGCTTCAGGCTCCTAAATGGACAGAACTGGCGTGTGTTATTAACAGCTGTATGGGTTATGAGCCGCTGAAGAGACCGTCATTCAGAGCTCTCATCAGAGACCTCAACAGCCTCTTCACACCAG ACTATGAGCTGCTGGTGGAAAGTGAGACGGTGGCCAGCAGAAAACGAGCGCTGGGGTTTAATGGAGCCTTTGAGAATCAGGAACCAACTCAGTTTGAGGCCAGACACTTGATCTTCCTACAGCTGCTGGGCAAG ggtaACTTTGGCAGCGTGGAGAAGTGCAGGTATGATCCGCTGCAGGATAACACAGGTGAGGTGGTGGCAGTGAAGAAGCTACAGCACAGCACCGCTGAACACCTGCGAGACTTTGAGAGAGAAATCGAGATCCTGCGATCACTGCAGCATGAGAATATTGTGAGATATAAAGGCGTCTGTTACACTGCAG GTCGTAAGAATTTGCGTCTCATCATGGAATATCTGCCCTTTGGTAGTTTAAGAGATTATCTTTCCAAAAATAAAGAGTGTTTTGACCACACGAAACTACTGCTATATGCATCCCAGATCTGTAAG ggaaTGGACTACCTTGCATTAAAGCGTTACGTTCACAGAGATTTGGCTACTCGGAACATTCTGGTGGAGAGTGAATATCGAGTAAAGATCGGAGACTTTGGCCTCACTAAAGTTCTTCCCCAGGATAAAGAATATTACACCGTGAGAGAGCCGGGTGAAAGCCCTATATTCTG GTACGCACCAGAATCTTTGACTGAGAGTAAATTCAGCGTTGCGTCTGATGTCTGGAGTTTTGGAGTCGTTCTTTATGAACTTTTTACCTTCAGTAACAAAACCTGCAGCCCTCCCACT GTGTTTATGGAGCAGATGGGTGACGATAAACAAGGTCAGATGATTGTTTATCACCTGATCGATCTGCTCAAGAGAAACTATCGTTTGCCGTCTCCAATAGGATGTCCAGCTGAG ATTCACACGTTAATGACAGAATGTTGGGCACCAGAGCCGAGCAGACGTCCTACATTTAAAGATCTGGCTCAGGGAATAAGCGCCATCCAGGACAGCAGGAGCAGCTAA
- the jak2a gene encoding tyrosine-protein kinase JAK2a isoform X3 codes for MALTPFVTMETPSWNVNSDGHSEKELCSAALQVHLLCCREKESNVLSYPPGEYITEEICITAAKQCGISPMYCSLFGLMRETDRTWLPPNHIFKIETSTNEKLLFRIRYYFPGWYGSSINCARRCGVMKSSGAPVLDDITMGYLFAQLLMCVCVSQWRCDFLSGAVCVPVSMEFQEECLGLAVLDIMRLARGKGKSPVDIYNHNSYKSFLPKNMRRHIENQHFVTRKRIRFRFRKFIHEFSSCKATVRDLKLKYVVSLETLQTAFYTERFYVHQPSTGHVTIVVSGDHGIRWSRGTDEREELQVYCDFSDVIDISIKQGTKDGSVENRIVSINKQDGQTLELEFHSLSEALSFVSLIDGYYRLTTDAHHYLCKEVAAPRLLEAIQTNCHGPVATEFAISRLRRCDNQTGVYILRCSPKDYHKYFLSFVIECEGQQLVKHCLIHRSHSGEFVLNGSKCSFGSLAELLQRYQKEALRSDTHVFQLSRCCPPRSKEKSNLLVTRNNETSSDVCQSPSGFKPVNQMIFHKIHKEDLETRESLGQGTFTQVFRGYRTELGDYGEVHKMEVVLKVLEKSHGNYTESFFESASMMSQLSHKHLLLNYGICVCADEHIMVQEFMRFGSLDTYLKRNRNFINITWKLEVAKQLAWALHHLEEKNLIHGNVCARNVLVTREEDRKTGTPPFIKLSDPGISLSVQPKELLIERIPWVPPECVKDSRNLTLAADKWSFGATLWEIYCSGERPLASYDSSKKLLFYEDKHQLQAPKWTELACVINSCMGYEPLKRPSFRALIRDLNSLFTPDYELLVESETVASRKRALGFNGAFENQEPTQFEARHLIFLQLLGKGNFGSVEKCRYDPLQDNTGEVVAVKKLQHSTAEHLRDFEREIEILRSLQHENIVRYKGVCYTAGRKNLRLIMEYLPFGSLRDYLSKNKECFDHTKLLLYASQICKGMDYLALKRYVHRDLATRNILVESEYRVKIGDFGLTKVLPQDKEYYTVREPGESPIFWYAPESLTESKFSVASDVWSFGVVLYELFTFSNKTCSPPTVFMEQMGDDKQGQMIVYHLIDLLKRNYRLPSPIGCPAEIHTLMTECWAPEPSRRPTFKDLAQGISAIQDSRSS; via the exons ATGGCTTTGACACCGTTTGTTACCATGGAGACGCCCTCATGGAATGTGAACAGTGATGGGCATTCAGAGAAAGAGTTGTGTAGCGCCGCCCTGCAGGTTCATCTGCTTTGCTGCAGAGAGAAAGAGTCAAACGTGCTGTCGTACCCACCGGGAGAATACATCACTGAAGAGATTTGCATCACTGCAGCCAAACAATGtg gTATCAGTCCCATGTACTGCAGTCTTTTTGGACTGATGAGAGAAACAGATCGCACCTGGCTTCCACCCAATCACATTTTTAAGATTGAAACATCCACCAATGAGAAGCTTCTGTTCAGAATCAG gtATTATTTTCCAGGCTGGTATGGCAGCAGTATAAACTGTGCACGCAGGTGTGGAGTCATgaagagttctggggcacctgtGCTCGATGACATCACTATGGGTTATCTGTTTGCACAG cttctgatgtgtgtgtgtgtgagtcagtGGAGATGTGATTTTCTGAGCGGTGCGGTGTGCGTTCCTGTCAGTATGGAGTTTCAGGAAGAATGTTTGGGATTGGCTGTTTTGGATATCATGCGATTGGCCAGAGGAAAAGGCAAGTCACCTGTTGACATCTACAACCACAACAG TTATAAGTCGTTCCTTCCCAAGAACATGCGAAGGCACATTGAGAATCAGCACTTTGTGACCCGGAAGCGGATTCGGTTCCGTTTCAGGAAGTTCATTCATGAGTTCAGCTCGTGTAAAGCCACAGTGAGAGATCTTAAACTGAAGTATGTGGTCAGTCTGGAGACGCTGCAGACGGCCTTCTACACAGAGCGCTTTTATGTCCACCAACCGTCCACGGGACACGTCACCATCGTGGTCAGCGGCGACCACGGCATCCGGTGGTCCAGAGGAACAGATGAGAGAGAG GAGCTGCAGGTGTACTGTGATTTCTCAGACGTCATTGACATCAGTATCAAGCAGGGGACTAAAGACGGATCAGTCGAGAATAGAATCGTCTCCATTAACAAACAAGACGGGCAGACGCTG GAGTTGGAGTTTCATTCTCTGTCTGAGGCGTTGTCGTTTGTGTCTTTGATTGACGGGTACTACAGACTCACCACAGACGCTCATCATTATCTGTGTAAAGAGGTGGCGGCCCCTCGACTCCTGGAGGCCATACAGACTAACTGTCACGGCCCTGTGGC GACGGAGTTTGCCATCAGTCGTCTGCGGCGCTGTGACAATCAGACGGGTGTTTATATTCTCAGATGCAGCCCAAAAGATTACCACAAATACTTTCTGTCATTTGTCATTGAG tgtgagGGTCAGCAGCTGGTCAAACACTGTCTCATTCATCGCTCTCATTCAGGAGAGTTTGTGCTCAATGGATCTAAATGCAGTTTTGGGAGTTTGGCTGAATTACTGCAGCGTTACCAGAAGGAGGCGCTGCGCTCCGACACACACGTCTTCCAGCTGAGCCGCTGCTGTCCGCCCAGGAGCAAAG aGAAATCAAACCTGCTGGTGACCAGAAACAATGAGACCTCATCAGACGTCTGTCAGTCTCCTTCTGGGTTtaaacctgtcaatcaaatgaTCTTCCACAAAATCCATAAAGAAGATCTGGAGACT AGAGAGAGTTTGGGGCAGGGGACGTTCACTCAGGTGTTTCGGGGCTACAGGACGGAGCTTGGAGATTACGGTGAGGTCCACAAGATGGAAGTTGTGCTGAAAGTTCTCGAAAAGTCTCACGGCAACTACACCGAG TCGTTCTTTGAATCAGCAAGCATGATGAGTCAGTTATCACACAAACACCTGCTGCTGAATTATGGCATCTGCGTCTGCGCAGACGAAC ACATCATGGTGCAGGAGTTCATGCGCTTCGGCTCGCTGGACACGTACCTGAAGAGAAACCGCAACTTCATCAACATCACCTGGAAGCTGGAGGTGGCCAAGCAGCTGGCCTGGGCCCTGCACCACCTG GAGGAGAAGAACCTGATCCATGGAAATGTCTGTGCCAGGAACGTTCTGGTGACTCGAGAAGAAGATCGTAAGACTGGAACGCCTCCTTTCATCAAACTGAGCGACCCGGGAATCAGTTTGTCTGTTCAGCCCAAAGAAC TTCTGATCGAGCGGATCCCTTGGGTTCCTCCCGAGTGTGTGAAGGACAGTCGCAACTTGACTTTGGCGGCAGATAAATGGAGTTTCGGTGCGACGCTGTGGGAGATATACTGCAGCGGTGAACGTCCGCTCGCCTCGTACGACAGTTCAAAG aaGCTGTTGTTTTACGAGGACAAGCATCAGCTTCAGGCTCCTAAATGGACAGAACTGGCGTGTGTTATTAACAGCTGTATGGGTTATGAGCCGCTGAAGAGACCGTCATTCAGAGCTCTCATCAGAGACCTCAACAGCCTCTTCACACCAG ACTATGAGCTGCTGGTGGAAAGTGAGACGGTGGCCAGCAGAAAACGAGCGCTGGGGTTTAATGGAGCCTTTGAGAATCAGGAACCAACTCAGTTTGAGGCCAGACACTTGATCTTCCTACAGCTGCTGGGCAAG ggtaACTTTGGCAGCGTGGAGAAGTGCAGGTATGATCCGCTGCAGGATAACACAGGTGAGGTGGTGGCAGTGAAGAAGCTACAGCACAGCACCGCTGAACACCTGCGAGACTTTGAGAGAGAAATCGAGATCCTGCGATCACTGCAGCATGAGAATATTGTGAGATATAAAGGCGTCTGTTACACTGCAG GTCGTAAGAATTTGCGTCTCATCATGGAATATCTGCCCTTTGGTAGTTTAAGAGATTATCTTTCCAAAAATAAAGAGTGTTTTGACCACACGAAACTACTGCTATATGCATCCCAGATCTGTAAG ggaaTGGACTACCTTGCATTAAAGCGTTACGTTCACAGAGATTTGGCTACTCGGAACATTCTGGTGGAGAGTGAATATCGAGTAAAGATCGGAGACTTTGGCCTCACTAAAGTTCTTCCCCAGGATAAAGAATATTACACCGTGAGAGAGCCGGGTGAAAGCCCTATATTCTG GTACGCACCAGAATCTTTGACTGAGAGTAAATTCAGCGTTGCGTCTGATGTCTGGAGTTTTGGAGTCGTTCTTTATGAACTTTTTACCTTCAGTAACAAAACCTGCAGCCCTCCCACT GTGTTTATGGAGCAGATGGGTGACGATAAACAAGGTCAGATGATTGTTTATCACCTGATCGATCTGCTCAAGAGAAACTATCGTTTGCCGTCTCCAATAGGATGTCCAGCTGAG ATTCACACGTTAATGACAGAATGTTGGGCACCAGAGCCGAGCAGACGTCCTACATTTAAAGATCTGGCTCAGGGAATAAGCGCCATCCAGGACAGCAGGAGCAGCTAA
- the jak2a gene encoding tyrosine-protein kinase JAK2a isoform X2, with amino-acid sequence MTTNQRCEWHMALTPFVTMETPSWNVNSDGHSEKELCSAALQVHLLCCREKESNVLSYPPGEYITEEICITAAKQCGISPMYCSLFGLMRETDRTWLPPNHIFKIETSTNEKLLFRIRYYFPGWYGSSINCARRCGVMKSSGAPVLDDITMGYLFAQWRCDFLSGAVCVPVSMEFQEECLGLAVLDIMRLARGKGKSPVDIYNHNSYKSFLPKNMRRHIENQHFVTRKRIRFRFRKFIHEFSSCKATVRDLKLKYVVSLETLQTAFYTERFYVHQPSTGHVTIVVSGDHGIRWSRGTDEREELQVYCDFSDVIDISIKQGTKDGSVENRIVSINKQDGQTLELEFHSLSEALSFVSLIDGYYRLTTDAHHYLCKEVAAPRLLEAIQTNCHGPVATEFAISRLRRCDNQTGVYILRCSPKDYHKYFLSFVIECEGQQLVKHCLIHRSHSGEFVLNGSKCSFGSLAELLQRYQKEALRSDTHVFQLSRCCPPRSKEKSNLLVTRNNETSSDVCQSPSGFKPVNQMIFHKIHKEDLETRESLGQGTFTQVFRGYRTELGDYGEVHKMEVVLKVLEKSHGNYTESFFESASMMSQLSHKHLLLNYGICVCADEHIMVQEFMRFGSLDTYLKRNRNFINITWKLEVAKQLAWALHHLEEKNLIHGNVCARNVLVTREEDRKTGTPPFIKLSDPGISLSVQPKELLIERIPWVPPECVKDSRNLTLAADKWSFGATLWEIYCSGERPLASYDSSKKLLFYEDKHQLQAPKWTELACVINSCMGYEPLKRPSFRALIRDLNSLFTPDYELLVESETVASRKRALGFNGAFENQEPTQFEARHLIFLQLLGKGNFGSVEKCRYDPLQDNTGEVVAVKKLQHSTAEHLRDFEREIEILRSLQHENIVRYKGVCYTAGRKNLRLIMEYLPFGSLRDYLSKNKECFDHTKLLLYASQICKGMDYLALKRYVHRDLATRNILVESEYRVKIGDFGLTKVLPQDKEYYTVREPGESPIFWYAPESLTESKFSVASDVWSFGVVLYELFTFSNKTCSPPTVFMEQMGDDKQGQMIVYHLIDLLKRNYRLPSPIGCPAEIHTLMTECWAPEPSRRPTFKDLAQGISAIQDSRSS; translated from the exons ATGACAACAAACCAGCGGT GTGAATGGCACATGGCTTTGACACCGTTTGTTACCATGGAGACGCCCTCATGGAATGTGAACAGTGATGGGCATTCAGAGAAAGAGTTGTGTAGCGCCGCCCTGCAGGTTCATCTGCTTTGCTGCAGAGAGAAAGAGTCAAACGTGCTGTCGTACCCACCGGGAGAATACATCACTGAAGAGATTTGCATCACTGCAGCCAAACAATGtg gTATCAGTCCCATGTACTGCAGTCTTTTTGGACTGATGAGAGAAACAGATCGCACCTGGCTTCCACCCAATCACATTTTTAAGATTGAAACATCCACCAATGAGAAGCTTCTGTTCAGAATCAG gtATTATTTTCCAGGCTGGTATGGCAGCAGTATAAACTGTGCACGCAGGTGTGGAGTCATgaagagttctggggcacctgtGCTCGATGACATCACTATGGGTTATCTGTTTGCACAG tGGAGATGTGATTTTCTGAGCGGTGCGGTGTGCGTTCCTGTCAGTATGGAGTTTCAGGAAGAATGTTTGGGATTGGCTGTTTTGGATATCATGCGATTGGCCAGAGGAAAAGGCAAGTCACCTGTTGACATCTACAACCACAACAG TTATAAGTCGTTCCTTCCCAAGAACATGCGAAGGCACATTGAGAATCAGCACTTTGTGACCCGGAAGCGGATTCGGTTCCGTTTCAGGAAGTTCATTCATGAGTTCAGCTCGTGTAAAGCCACAGTGAGAGATCTTAAACTGAAGTATGTGGTCAGTCTGGAGACGCTGCAGACGGCCTTCTACACAGAGCGCTTTTATGTCCACCAACCGTCCACGGGACACGTCACCATCGTGGTCAGCGGCGACCACGGCATCCGGTGGTCCAGAGGAACAGATGAGAGAGAG GAGCTGCAGGTGTACTGTGATTTCTCAGACGTCATTGACATCAGTATCAAGCAGGGGACTAAAGACGGATCAGTCGAGAATAGAATCGTCTCCATTAACAAACAAGACGGGCAGACGCTG GAGTTGGAGTTTCATTCTCTGTCTGAGGCGTTGTCGTTTGTGTCTTTGATTGACGGGTACTACAGACTCACCACAGACGCTCATCATTATCTGTGTAAAGAGGTGGCGGCCCCTCGACTCCTGGAGGCCATACAGACTAACTGTCACGGCCCTGTGGC GACGGAGTTTGCCATCAGTCGTCTGCGGCGCTGTGACAATCAGACGGGTGTTTATATTCTCAGATGCAGCCCAAAAGATTACCACAAATACTTTCTGTCATTTGTCATTGAG tgtgagGGTCAGCAGCTGGTCAAACACTGTCTCATTCATCGCTCTCATTCAGGAGAGTTTGTGCTCAATGGATCTAAATGCAGTTTTGGGAGTTTGGCTGAATTACTGCAGCGTTACCAGAAGGAGGCGCTGCGCTCCGACACACACGTCTTCCAGCTGAGCCGCTGCTGTCCGCCCAGGAGCAAAG aGAAATCAAACCTGCTGGTGACCAGAAACAATGAGACCTCATCAGACGTCTGTCAGTCTCCTTCTGGGTTtaaacctgtcaatcaaatgaTCTTCCACAAAATCCATAAAGAAGATCTGGAGACT AGAGAGAGTTTGGGGCAGGGGACGTTCACTCAGGTGTTTCGGGGCTACAGGACGGAGCTTGGAGATTACGGTGAGGTCCACAAGATGGAAGTTGTGCTGAAAGTTCTCGAAAAGTCTCACGGCAACTACACCGAG TCGTTCTTTGAATCAGCAAGCATGATGAGTCAGTTATCACACAAACACCTGCTGCTGAATTATGGCATCTGCGTCTGCGCAGACGAAC ACATCATGGTGCAGGAGTTCATGCGCTTCGGCTCGCTGGACACGTACCTGAAGAGAAACCGCAACTTCATCAACATCACCTGGAAGCTGGAGGTGGCCAAGCAGCTGGCCTGGGCCCTGCACCACCTG GAGGAGAAGAACCTGATCCATGGAAATGTCTGTGCCAGGAACGTTCTGGTGACTCGAGAAGAAGATCGTAAGACTGGAACGCCTCCTTTCATCAAACTGAGCGACCCGGGAATCAGTTTGTCTGTTCAGCCCAAAGAAC TTCTGATCGAGCGGATCCCTTGGGTTCCTCCCGAGTGTGTGAAGGACAGTCGCAACTTGACTTTGGCGGCAGATAAATGGAGTTTCGGTGCGACGCTGTGGGAGATATACTGCAGCGGTGAACGTCCGCTCGCCTCGTACGACAGTTCAAAG aaGCTGTTGTTTTACGAGGACAAGCATCAGCTTCAGGCTCCTAAATGGACAGAACTGGCGTGTGTTATTAACAGCTGTATGGGTTATGAGCCGCTGAAGAGACCGTCATTCAGAGCTCTCATCAGAGACCTCAACAGCCTCTTCACACCAG ACTATGAGCTGCTGGTGGAAAGTGAGACGGTGGCCAGCAGAAAACGAGCGCTGGGGTTTAATGGAGCCTTTGAGAATCAGGAACCAACTCAGTTTGAGGCCAGACACTTGATCTTCCTACAGCTGCTGGGCAAG ggtaACTTTGGCAGCGTGGAGAAGTGCAGGTATGATCCGCTGCAGGATAACACAGGTGAGGTGGTGGCAGTGAAGAAGCTACAGCACAGCACCGCTGAACACCTGCGAGACTTTGAGAGAGAAATCGAGATCCTGCGATCACTGCAGCATGAGAATATTGTGAGATATAAAGGCGTCTGTTACACTGCAG GTCGTAAGAATTTGCGTCTCATCATGGAATATCTGCCCTTTGGTAGTTTAAGAGATTATCTTTCCAAAAATAAAGAGTGTTTTGACCACACGAAACTACTGCTATATGCATCCCAGATCTGTAAG ggaaTGGACTACCTTGCATTAAAGCGTTACGTTCACAGAGATTTGGCTACTCGGAACATTCTGGTGGAGAGTGAATATCGAGTAAAGATCGGAGACTTTGGCCTCACTAAAGTTCTTCCCCAGGATAAAGAATATTACACCGTGAGAGAGCCGGGTGAAAGCCCTATATTCTG GTACGCACCAGAATCTTTGACTGAGAGTAAATTCAGCGTTGCGTCTGATGTCTGGAGTTTTGGAGTCGTTCTTTATGAACTTTTTACCTTCAGTAACAAAACCTGCAGCCCTCCCACT GTGTTTATGGAGCAGATGGGTGACGATAAACAAGGTCAGATGATTGTTTATCACCTGATCGATCTGCTCAAGAGAAACTATCGTTTGCCGTCTCCAATAGGATGTCCAGCTGAG ATTCACACGTTAATGACAGAATGTTGGGCACCAGAGCCGAGCAGACGTCCTACATTTAAAGATCTGGCTCAGGGAATAAGCGCCATCCAGGACAGCAGGAGCAGCTAA